CGCCGAGGTGGTTCCCGTGGCCGTGGCGCGGGCCCTGGGCCTGCCCGATCAACCCGGCCGGTCCACGATGGAGACGTTGCTGCGATATGTCCGCGAACGGCAGCTGCTGATCGTGCTGGACAACTGCGAACACCTGCTGGAGGCCAGCGCCACATTGCTCTCCGAGGTGTTGGCCACCGCGCCGCGACTGACCGTACTGGCCACCAGCCGCGAACCGGTCAATATCACCGGCGAAGCCACCTGGCAGGTGCCGTCGCTGTCGTTGCGGGACGAAGCCGTCGAACTGTTCACCGAGCGAGCCCGCCTGGCCAGACCCGATTTCGCCGTCACCGAGGACAACAGCGCTGCGGTACATGAGATCTGCCGTCGGCTGGACGGTATGCCACTGGCCATCGAGTTGGCGGCCGCGCGGGTGCGGGCCCTGTCGCTGACCGAAATCATCGACAGTCTGCACGACCGGTTCCGGTTGCTGACCGGTGGTTCGCGGACCGCGGTTCGCCGGCAGCAGACCTTGCGAGCATCTGTGGACTGGTCGCATGCGCTGCTCACCGAGACCGAACGCGTCCTGTTCCGCCGGCTGTCCGTGTTTTACGGTGGATTTGATTTGGCGGCAGCGCAATTCGTGTGCGGCGAGGGTGATATCGAGCAGTATCAGGTACTGGATCAGTTGACGCTGCTGGTGGACAAGTCCTTGGTAATCGCAGACGCGAGCAGCGGTCGAACCCGCTATCGGTTGCTCGAAACGGTGCGCCAGTACGCCCTGGAAAAACTCGGCGATTCCGGGGAAGCGGATTCGGTCCGCTCGCGCCATTGCGAGCACTACACATCGATAGCGGCGTTGCTCGACGCTTCGGCGCGCACCGATCACGAGCAACGGCTCGAGCAAGTCGAAGTCGAAATGGACAACCTGCGCAATGCGCTCGGCTGGCACCTGGACAACGGGAACGTCGAGCGGGCTTTCGCGCTGGCTTCGTCGCTGCAACCGGTGTGGCTGACGCGTGGCCGCATCCTCGAGGGGGTGGCCTGGTTCGACGTCATACCCGCCGACGAGGAAGCTGCGACCATTGCGCCGGTCGTGCGGGCGCGTGCGCTTGCCGACAGGGCAGTGCTCGACATGTATGTGGGAAAAGAACGTTTGGGGCACGTGCGGCAGGCGCTCGACATCGCCCGAGAACTCGAGAACCCGGCCCTGCTCGCCAGGACGCTCACCGCATGCGGCTACATCGCGGGCGCTCGCTACGACGTCGCGGCGGCCGCCGCCTACTACTCGGAGGCCCTCGAGTTGGCCAGGGCACTGGACGACAAGTGGGTATTGAGCCAGATCCTGGCCTGGCAGGCCAACACGGGGATGGGCATCGGTGACCCGGTATCGGCCGGAGCGGCCGGGCTGGAAGGACGAGATCTCGCCGACGCCATCGGCGATCGGAGCAACTCGCGGTACAGCCGGAATGGGATCGGTTGGGCGCATCTGTTGCGGGGCGACCTGGTTGCCGCCCTGGCCCAATTCACCGAGGTCCGGATGGAGTGCGAAGAGGCCCACGACGAGGTACACAGGCCCATGTCCCTGATGGGCTTGGGCATTACGCTCGCGTATCACGGAGAGATCGACGCGGCCCTCGCCACGGCTCGCCAGGCTTTGGACGGTGCCGCCGCCCTCGGTGAATTCTTTGTCGGCCTGGCCTACGCTCAGCTCTCGCAGGCGAGTCTGGCGGCAGGTGACATCGAGACAGCTGCTGAGGCGAGTGAGGCGGCCTGGCTCGGTCTTCGGGTGGCCCAACCTGAGATGGCTGATGCGCAGCGGGTCTTCAACTCCGTGGAAATCGCCTTGACGCGTGGCGATCTCGGCCAAGCCCGGGAATGGGCGAATCGGGCGGTCGAGGTGGCCGTGCACTGGCATCGAGTGTCCGCACTCGTGGTCCGCGCGAGGGTCGCGATAGCCGACGGTGCACTAGACGATGCTGAACGTGACGCCCATGACGCGCTGGTGTGCGCGGTTGCCAGCGGTGTGCACCTCAACATCCCCGACATCATCGAGGTACTTGCCGGCCTGGCCACCGGGGAAGGTAACAACCACGCGGAGGCGGCGCGGCTGTTCGGCGCGGCGCACGGTCTCCGGCAGCGCACCGGGCTGGCGCGATTCAAGATTCACGAAGCCGCTTATCAGGAATCGGTGCGATTGCTGCGTGATGCAATGGAGGACAATGCGTTTGACGCCGCGTGGGCTGAGGGTGCGGCGCTGACCGTCGACGAAGTCATCGCCTATGCACAGCGCGGCCGCGGCCAACGCAAACGGCCCAGCAGCGGGTGGCAATCGCTGACCCCGGCCGAGCGTGATGTCGCCCGTC
This genomic stretch from Mycobacterium paragordonae harbors:
- a CDS encoding helix-turn-helix transcriptional regulator; this translates as MSTTEWSEIGVTGLPTGTVTLLLADVEGSTRLWEAQPDDMAAALARLDRIVVEAVAAHEGIRPVEQGEGDSFVVAFSRASDAVACALTLQRAPLAPIRLRIGIHTGEVRLRDEGNYVGPTINRTARLRDLAHGGQTVLSGTTEDMVSESLPEDAWLNDLGAHPLRDLARPQRVVQLCHPDVRNEFPPLRTASIVAAHNLPAQLTSFIGRGSEIQGIRRSLVDNRLVTLTGTGGVGKTRLAVQVAAAVTDEYGDGVWYVDLAPLTAAEVVPVAVARALGLPDQPGRSTMETLLRYVRERQLLIVLDNCEHLLEASATLLSEVLATAPRLTVLATSREPVNITGEATWQVPSLSLRDEAVELFTERARLARPDFAVTEDNSAAVHEICRRLDGMPLAIELAAARVRALSLTEIIDSLHDRFRLLTGGSRTAVRRQQTLRASVDWSHALLTETERVLFRRLSVFYGGFDLAAAQFVCGEGDIEQYQVLDQLTLLVDKSLVIADASSGRTRYRLLETVRQYALEKLGDSGEADSVRSRHCEHYTSIAALLDASARTDHEQRLEQVEVEMDNLRNALGWHLDNGNVERAFALASSLQPVWLTRGRILEGVAWFDVIPADEEAATIAPVVRARALADRAVLDMYVGKERLGHVRQALDIARELENPALLARTLTACGYIAGARYDVAAAAAYYSEALELARALDDKWVLSQILAWQANTGMGIGDPVSAGAAGLEGRDLADAIGDRSNSRYSRNGIGWAHLLRGDLVAALAQFTEVRMECEEAHDEVHRPMSLMGLGITLAYHGEIDAALATARQALDGAAALGEFFVGLAYAQLSQASLAAGDIETAAEASEAAWLGLRVAQPEMADAQRVFNSVEIALTRGDLGQAREWANRAVEVAVHWHRVSALVVRARVAIADGALDDAERDAHDALVCAVASGVHLNIPDIIEVLAGLATGEGNNHAEAARLFGAAHGLRQRTGLARFKIHEAAYQESVRLLRDAMEDNAFDAAWAEGAALTVDEVIAYAQRGRGQRKRPSSGWQSLTPAERDVARLVCEGLANKDIATRLFVSPRTVQAHLTHVYTKLGIASRVQLVQEAARHT